The nucleotide sequence TGAGCACGTAAAGCCTATATACTCCCATCCGTGTGTATTTCTGGCACATGATCAAACTAGTCGTTATGAAGGGCGAAAACTGAAGGACCTCAACAATTAATAATCAATAGTATTTCTGGCAGCAAAGGCACGGTCGTTGAAGAGAAGCGAATAAAGTCATTCACGCTTCTATTAGGCGCCGTTCATCAGCGGTTTCTTCATCTCCCAGGCAGTCAGGCTTGACACTTTGACGTCCACGCCACCGTTGTTGAAAACGTAGAGGTGAGCCTCCTTTCCAACGGCGATGGACGGGTAGACCCGTGACAGGATGCACGTCCTGCCGCCCGCGCCGAAGCTCTCCACCACGGACCGATCGATCTGTACGTATATAGATGCCATGTCGCACAAGGAAACAGACAGCAACAAGATAATACAACAGTCAGTCAAGTGATAAGTCGTAATCCAATTGCTTAACAGCAGTAGTCAACAATCGTGACATTTGCTTCGCATGCGTTAGTTTGTACATACCAAGCTTCTGAGACCAATCTTCCCGCTTGAAATGTCAGTGTCGACGAAGCCCGCGAAGGTCGGCTTGTACAGATCTGGACTAAGAGATGACCTGCCCGACACAAGAAGGGAGAAACACACAAGCCATCTATTTAGTTTTGTGTAGACATTGTAATCTGAAGAAGCATACGTGTCCACATAATAATCATCTTATTAGTGGTAATGTGGGGCCGGGCCGAGCGGGGGCATACATGTATCCACATGTGCAATGTGGCTGCTGTGATGCGAGAAGGTAGGTGGGCTTACTTGGTGGGGTCGGTGCACATTAGCACCTTGGGCTTGCCGTATCCGTCCTTGAAGACTCTGAAGAAGACGGCCGTCTTCTCCCGCAGGTCGGCAGAGGCCAGCACCCACAGGCCGAAGGGCCCCACCCCGCCCTTGACGTCCGCGCCCTTGACGCCACACAGCTTCTGCGCGTCGTTGTCGTACGCCGGGTCGAAGGGCTCCGCCTTCTCCAAGCTCGAGATCTCGAAGGTCACCTCCACATCAGCCTGCCATCATCACAAGATCGACGATGGGTCAACACATAGGAGAGGAGTACTAGCATCTTTCAGCTTCACTCTCCGCCGGAAGAACAAAACATTTCAGAAAGTAGTCGTAGATCGGCTTTGTCAGTCAATGTAATCAGTGGTCACACGTACTACGTGGCATCGATTAATAATACATGGACTGGAAGATTAACTTGTCTTGGAAAATAGCAGGCGTGTGCGTTGGGAGACTCTTCTGCTACTGGTTGGTGACTTGTTACGCGACAGGTATGTGTGTGTGCGTGTCTGTGACAGAAGATTGTTCAAACTTGAGATCAGAAACAAGTGTTTGCAGGCTTGGTGTAGGTGTGTACGTAAGCCAGCAGAGAAGGAGGGAGACCCGTCGTATTCCGGTAGGTGTTTGCAAGTGGCAGAGCAAGACAAGCATCGGAGTGGGCTTGTGTAACCTACGTAGGGGTCATCGCCGACAAGGCATATGCATGGACCATCGGATCTTGGCTGGACTGGACAGATACTCTGCACGTGGGCCCTTGACTGCAACGTACAGTGCTACTACTAGTATATACTTCCGACAAGCAACAAGCTGTGAAGCTTGACTACTGAAACAGTGCTACTAGCACCCTTCTTCGCGGTGCGTAGTGTGCGCCCGTGATAAGCAAGCagctgcgcgcgcgcgcgcgcgcacatgcatgcatgttacCCTTGCCGCCGCTAGCTAGCTAGTGGATGTATTcacatgaatgaatgaatgaatgaaagtTTAATTTCAAAAAACAGTTTATCATCGATCGAAAGTACTAGGAGTAAAACTAACCAACCTGGTAGGTTGCGAGGCCTGTGACCTCAAAATGCTGGCCGGGCTTGACTACCTTGGCGCCCACACTGACGGGCTTTCCTCTGAGCTTCTCAACCTCCTCGATGGGCCACTGCAGCAGCTGCTTCCCGGTGGGGTCCAGCCAGATCTTCCTTGGGATCGCCTGTCACGAGCACGCACAAGCAGTCAAACAAGTCGtccgatccgatccgatccgTTGCCAACGATTCAACGCTTTGAAGTTTCTAGCCAAGGAACACGAGTAGACACATGCGTGCGGCTGACAGCAGCTCTCACTGATGGAGTGATGGCGTAGCTAGCagcagcaagcaagcaagcaggaAGCAGTAAAGACTAAACACGAGCGACGACGACGTACATGGATGCCGGCCCAGCCCTTGGCCTTGTCGTCGGGCACGCTGTCCGACTCGTTGGCCCACCCGAGCAGCACCCGCCGACGCTTCGCCGGGTCGTAGAACGTCTTGGACGCGTAGAAGTTGCCGTAGTCGTATCGCAGCCGGTGGTAGTCACCGTTGGGGTTATCCGGGTAGTACCGATCCTTCCTCTTATCATACGACCCGATGGTGTAGTAGTCATACCGTGTGAGGTCCAGGCTGCTCTTGAGCACGTACTTGGCGCCGGCCTCGGAGGTGTCGAGCCCGTCACGGAGCGCCGGCCCGGACACCGGAAAAAAGTCCGGGCACTCCCACATCCCCGTCAGCGCCGAGTGCAGCGGGTGCTTGGCCTTCCTCCACGTCCTGAAGTCCCGGCTCCGGT is from Miscanthus floridulus cultivar M001 chromosome 7, ASM1932011v1, whole genome shotgun sequence and encodes:
- the LOC136467110 gene encoding beta-fructofuranosidase, cell wall isozyme — encoded protein: MGTRQRVLAPWAVLLLALQLAGASHVIHRSLEAEAAPASVPASIVSPLLRTGYHFQPPMNWINDPNAPMYYKGWYHLFYQYNPKGAVWGNIVWAHSVSRDLINWIALEPAIYPSIPSDQYGCWSGSATMLKDGTPAILYTGISRPDINYQVQVVAFPKNASDPLLREWEKPAAYNPVAAPVGGINATQFRDPTTAWYVDGHWRMLVGSVRDARGMALVYRSRDFRTWRKAKHPLHSALTGMWECPDFFPVSGPALRDGLDTSEAGAKYVLKSSLDLTRYDYYTIGSYDKRKDRYYPDNPNGDYHRLRYDYGNFYASKTFYDPAKRRRVLLGWANESDSVPDDKAKGWAGIHAIPRKIWLDPTGKQLLQWPIEEVEKLRGKPVSVGAKVVKPGQHFEVTGLATYQADVEVTFEISSLEKAEPFDPAYDNDAQKLCGVKGADVKGGVGPFGLWVLASADLREKTAVFFRVFKDGYGKPKVLMCTDPTKSSLSPDLYKPTFAGFVDTDISSGKIGLRSLIDRSVVESFGAGGRTCILSRVYPSIAVGKEAHLYVFNNGGVDVKVSSLTAWEMKKPLMNGA